The window TGAATTATATGGTTGTAGGTGGCTACCGGCACGTACCCATTGTGGATGAAAACAATAAACCCCAGTATTGTTTGTCCATCAAGGATATAGTGAAACATATCGGGAATCATTATTTCAGTGAGATCGCTAATTTACCCCCAACACCCAAAAATCCTGGTTGGGCCACTGTTGATGGTGGTTGATTCACCCCTTTTTCAAATTCATAAAGAAAGTATATATTTCCATTGATTAACCGACCTGATATTGGCCGCCTGAAAGCGATTCTCTTTGACTTTGATGGTGTGGTCGTCCAGAGTGAAGACGTCTATGACCGAGCCACTAAAAAACTTGGCGAGATGTACGGTGTGGTGATTCCGAGCCCCTTTTATGAAGCCAATCGGGGTATTTCCGAAGCGCTTTTTTATTCAAGATTTAAGACAGAATTTAGCCTGGATGTTGAAATAGCATCTCTCCAGGAAAAGGGCAAAAAGCTGCTCTGGGCTGAATTTTCATCTTCTGTTCATTACACGCCAGGTTTTCAGCAATTTTACACTAAAATCCGCAAGTATGTGAATCATGTAGCCTTGGTAACCGCTACCCCCAGACCACTCATTGATGAAATTTTTAAAAATTCAAACATATCCGTAGATTTTGATTTTATCGTGACATCAAGTGACGTCGAGAACACCAAACCGGCTCCGGACTCCTACCTGAATGCCTGTGATAAAATTGGAGTGGACCCTGCCCAGGCTCTCGTAATTGAGGATTCACCGACTGGATTGAGGGCCGCAACTGCCGCAGGTTGTCAAACTATTGCCATTACCACAAGCTGTGCCAAGGATTCCTTAAAAGAAGCGAATTTTATTGTTGACAGCTTCGGTGAACTCGAAGAACTTTTAACCATTGCATGAGGAATATAAATGAGTTGGTATAAACGGTTTGATCTGGTATGGTTCCCCGTTGTTGATTTTGAGCGAGCCAAATCATTTTATCGGGATGATCTGGAGTTTGAACTGGTTCTTGAAGACCAGGAATCCAGCTGGGCAGAATTTCAAATTAGTCCTGGTGCCAAAATTGCTATCCATGGCGTTAAAGCCACAAATGCAAATCCCATCGGTGCTCTTGTCATTGATGTAGAAAACCTTGAAAAATCTGAACTCTTTCTAAGGGGTAAAGGTATCAAATTATTTGATAAGGAAGAAATCCCAGGTCTTACACGTCTGGCCTCATTTACAGATCCAGATGGCAATGTTATCCAATTAAGCCAGTCCCTGGTGGAGTAAGCTGCCCTTCATGAGCGTAATCATTCTTGATTCAGCGATGGGATCCCGCCTGGAAGAGATGGGTCACAAGCTAACCGCACCCCTCTGGTCAGCCACAGTTCTGCAATCTAACCCTGAAGATATCACTCAAATTCACAAAGAAAACATTGAGGCCGGGGCCCAGGTCATCACAACCAACACATTTAGGACCACGCCATATGCCCTGCATCAGGCAGGACTCTCTGGAGTTGATGCACACACCCGCGCTCGAGCATTAACCCTTCTGGCGATTCGCCTGGCCTGGAAAGCGGTGCAAGAATCAGGGAAAGATATAAAAATTGCAGCATCAATTGCTCCTCTGGCAGATTGTTGGAGCCCGCAGGAATTTCCCGGGAATATTATCTCGCGTCCCTGGCATGATGCCCAACTGGATAATCTGGCTCATCATTCCACTGATATTATACTCATTGAAACCATGAATTCTGCCCGGGAGGCCAAAGGTTTAACGGAACTGGCCCTGCGTTATGAAAAACCGGTCTGGGTGTCTTTTGCCCTCAATGGTGAAGGCAATATCTACAATGGTGATGATATCGTCGCGACAGCTAAATTTCTTGAGAAGAAGGGTGTTTCCGCCATCGGTGTGAATTGCTCGAATCTTGAGGTTTCCAAGATGGCGCTCGGTGAGCTCCGGGAAGCTGTCTCAATACCCCTGTTGGCCTATCCAAATGTGGAACTGGAGCAACCTGAGGGAAAAAGGAAGAAAAAG of the Candidatus Neomarinimicrobiota bacterium genome contains:
- a CDS encoding VOC family protein, with protein sequence MSWYKRFDLVWFPVVDFERAKSFYRDDLEFELVLEDQESSWAEFQISPGAKIAIHGVKATNANPIGALVIDVENLEKSELFLRGKGIKLFDKEEIPGLTRLASFTDPDGNVIQLSQSLVE
- a CDS encoding homocysteine S-methyltransferase family protein, with translation MSVIILDSAMGSRLEEMGHKLTAPLWSATVLQSNPEDITQIHKENIEAGAQVITTNTFRTTPYALHQAGLSGVDAHTRARALTLLAIRLAWKAVQESGKDIKIAASIAPLADCWSPQEFPGNIISRPWHDAQLDNLAHHSTDIILIETMNSAREAKGLTELALRYEKPVWVSFALNGEGNIYNGDDIVATAKFLEKKGVSAIGVNCSNLEVSKMALGELREAVSIPLLAYPNVELEQPEGKRKKKNNKVKPADFVAWSEEVKELGVEFIGGCCGSDHTHIKALADHNNS
- a CDS encoding HAD family phosphatase produces the protein MINRPDIGRLKAILFDFDGVVVQSEDVYDRATKKLGEMYGVVIPSPFYEANRGISEALFYSRFKTEFSLDVEIASLQEKGKKLLWAEFSSSVHYTPGFQQFYTKIRKYVNHVALVTATPRPLIDEIFKNSNISVDFDFIVTSSDVENTKPAPDSYLNACDKIGVDPAQALVIEDSPTGLRAATAAGCQTIAITTSCAKDSLKEANFIVDSFGELEELLTIA